The Canis lupus familiaris isolate Mischka breed German Shepherd chromosome 14, alternate assembly UU_Cfam_GSD_1.0, whole genome shotgun sequence genome window below encodes:
- the LOC482237 gene encoding LOW QUALITY PROTEIN: olfactory receptor 2T4 (The sequence of the model RefSeq protein was modified relative to this genomic sequence to represent the inferred CDS: deleted 1 base in 1 codon) produces MENINWLANHTGRSDFILVGLFNKSKHPALLCLVIFVVFLMALSGNTILILLIHSDSHLHTPMYFFISQLSLMDMMYISVTVPKMLMDQVMGMNKISATECGIQMFLYVTLAGSEFFLLASMAYDRYVAICHPLRYPILMNHQVLLILASGCWFLGSVDGFLFTPITMTFPFCRSREIHHFFCEVPAVLKLSCSDTSIYEVFMYLCCVLMLLIPVTVISGSYYFILITIHRMNSAEGQKKAFATCSSHMTVVILFYGAAIYTYMLPNSYHTPEKDMMVSVFYTILTPVLNPLIYSLRNKDVMGALKKMLNVGPGFQETIK; encoded by the exons ATGGAGAACATCAACTGGCTGGCTAACCACACTGGGAGGTCAGATTTCATCCTAGTGGGACTCTTCAATAAATCCAAACACCCAGCTCTCCTTTGTTTGGtcatttttgtggttttcctAATGGCCTTGTCTGGAAACACCATCCTGATTCTACTGATACATTCTGATTCCCACCTCCACACCCCTATGTACTTTTTTATCAGCCAACTATCTCTCATGGACATGATGTATATTTCCGTTACTGTGCCCAAGATGCTCATGGACCAAGTCATGGGTATGAATAAGATCTCAGCCACGGAATGTGGGATACAGATGTTTCTCTATGTGACACTAGCAGgttcagaattttttcttctagcctccatggcctatgaccgctatgtggccatctgccatCCTCTCCGTTACCCTATCCTCATGAACCATCAGGTGTTGCTCATCCTAGCATCTGGCTGCTGGTTCCTGGGCTCAGTGGATGGCTTCTTGTTCACTCCCATCACCATGACCTTCCCCTTTTGCAGATCTCGGGAGATTCATCATTTCTTCTGTGAAGTCCCTGCTGTATTGAAACTCTCTTGTTCAGACACTTCCATCTATGAGGTTTTCATGTATCTGTGCTGTGTGCTCATGCTTCTCATTCCTGTGACAGTCATTTCAGGCTCTTACTACTTTATCCTCATCACCATCCACAGGATGAACTCAGCAGAAGGCCAGAAGAAGGCCTTTGCCACTTGTTCTTCCCACATGACTGTGGTCATCCTCTTCTATGGGGCTGCCATTTATACTTACATGCTCCCCAATTCCTACCATACACCTGAGAAG GACATGATGGTATCTGTCTTTTACACCATACTCACTCCTGTGCTAAACCCTTTGATCTATAGCTTAAGAAATAAGGATGTTATGGGAGCGCTGAAGAAAATGCTGAATGTGGGACCTGGTTTTCAAGAAACTATAAAgtag